Sequence from the Fulvivirga ligni genome:
ATGATTAAATTTCCATTGATATAAACATCAAATACACGTTTAGAAGCCTTCTCCTGTTTTGTGTCATTGCCAAGATTATAGACCAACTTCTCCAGCTCTTTATTAGATAGTAATTCTGCAAAATAAAAAGTTACTTCATACTTGCCTGCCGGAACATCTAACTGATATTCTTTGATATCATACTGCTGGGTTTGATAGATGGGGTCAATATTGGTACCGAGTATATCTGAAGGATTTTCCTTTTTAGATTGAAAATCACCCTTTTCACCCCATTGGCCTGCTTTGTACATCTGATCCGGCATCCATACTTCATGGGTGAGGTCATCTACAAAATAGCGGTGATCTCCCAGACTGATTCTGATTTCTTCAAAAGGCCATTTTTTACTTTTTAGATCGTAAGGTTGAATCTGAAAATTCACCTGCATAAAATCCTTTACCTTCTTGCCATCTCTTTTCCCTATGGCTTCAAGCCAATTGATCCCATTTTTAAATGGGACCTTCCAGCTCGCAACATTCTTATTCACCTGCTTCTCTCCCAAATCCTGACCATTCAAAAACAGATTTACTTTATCCAGATTGCTGTACACTTCAAATTCCTGAGAAGAAACACCAGTATTTTCAGCATCTTCGACACCTGCTCTGTACTGCCAAATTTTTGATCCCAGGCCCACAAAAGGTTCTTTCCATAAGGCTGCCTGATAATAATAGAAAGCATCTTTTGGTCTTCTATCCTGAGTGACCAGGCCTTTGTTATTTACTTGCGGCACAGCATCTCTCCTGCCTGAAGAATAGAAATCATTCAGGTTCCAAACATTGGCACCAGCTACAAACGGGTACTTTTTGATTTGCTCCACATAGTGCTTGTGATAGTAAGTTTCATATTCCACTGTGAAATCAAATCGTTTAGGGTCAAAAGAATGCAATCTAGGATCGGCCCCTGCCCCATATTCGGTGATTATCAATGGCTTATCAGATAATTCCTGATGATGCCTTTCCAGAAATTTCTCCAAGCCATGAATGTCAGCTCCGTACCACCCCGGATATAAATTCCAGCCGACAATCATCGGAATTTGAGTAAGTTGAGTATCTCTATAACCTTCAAACCAGCCGTGATTAGGAATCATGGTATATCTGGTGGGATCTTCCTTTCTGATCAAATTTTCCAGTTCCTGAGCCTGGCGAGTGATTTCTTTATAATAAGCCTTTCGTTCATCCGAATCATTACCATATCTTGGCCTAAGCAGAACTTCATTCATGTAAGCCCATATCACCACGCTGGGATGATTAAAGTTTTGACGGATCATTTCCGTCATCATCTGCTTGCAATTGCTGAGGAAAACCTCTGATTCCGTCACTCTGTTAACGATCGGAATCTCTACAGAAGTAATAATCCCTAACTTATCACACATCTCCAGAATGGTAGGATCTTGAGGATAATGAGCTATTCTCAGGAAGTTGCCACCCATGGCTTTCAGCAATTTGATGTCATTGATATGCAGCGCATCAGGCAGGGCATTACCTAAGCTTAAATAATCCTGGTGTCGGTTAGTGCCAATCAGTTTTACATGTTTCCCGTTAAGTGAAAAGCCTTCATTGCCGTCAAATTTAAACCATCGAAATCCCAGGGAATTTTCTACTTCATCCAGCACCTGCTTACTTTTGCTGTCTATTATTTTAGTGACAACGGTGTACAAATAAGGATCTTCAATAGACCATAAATGCGGGTTTTTAATTTCTTTTATATTCTGACTCAGATCTGCAGCCAAACCTGGCTTTAACGTAAGTTTATTAAATACCTTTGCTATGACCTTCTTATCCGCATCTAAAATCAGCTGTTGAACTTCTACTTTGCTCGCTTGTTTTTGCTCATTAACCAAATGAGTCATCACCTCCACTTCAGCCTGCTCGGTTGACACTTGCG
This genomic interval carries:
- a CDS encoding glycoside hydrolase family 2 TIM barrel-domain containing protein; the protein is MNPFKLPLLLLLITSISLVQAQSTVRQKISINSGWKFHQGELTQPFAESVDWQHIALPHSWNAQDATDEEPGYYRGEAWYTKELSISPNWKGKKLYLFFEGANQEAEVFVNGQKAGSHIGGYTRFAIPMTNLIDFEKSTATIAVKLNNRHNEEIPPLEADFTFFGGIYRDVYVVALEPVHTDLEKYASSGVQITTPQVSTEQAEVEVMTHLVNEQKQASKVEVQQLILDADKKVIAKVFNKLTLKPGLAADLSQNIKEIKNPHLWSIEDPYLYTVVTKIIDSKSKQVLDEVENSLGFRWFKFDGNEGFSLNGKHVKLIGTNRHQDYLSLGNALPDALHINDIKLLKAMGGNFLRIAHYPQDPTILEMCDKLGIITSVEIPIVNRVTESEVFLSNCKQMMTEMIRQNFNHPSVVIWAYMNEVLLRPRYGNDSDERKAYYKEITRQAQELENLIRKEDPTRYTMIPNHGWFEGYRDTQLTQIPMIVGWNLYPGWYGADIHGLEKFLERHHQELSDKPLIITEYGAGADPRLHSFDPKRFDFTVEYETYYHKHYVEQIKKYPFVAGANVWNLNDFYSSGRRDAVPQVNNKGLVTQDRRPKDAFYYYQAALWKEPFVGLGSKIWQYRAGVEDAENTGVSSQEFEVYSNLDKVNLFLNGQDLGEKQVNKNVASWKVPFKNGINWLEAIGKRDGKKVKDFMQVNFQIQPYDLKSKKWPFEEIRISLGDHRYFVDDLTHEVWMPDQMYKAGQWGEKGDFQSKKENPSDILGTNIDPIYQTQQYDIKEYQLDVPAGKYEVTFYFAELLSNKELEKLVYNLGNDTKQEKASKRVFDVYINGNLIIDDLNLAEQYGERVAVEIKTEVFVEDEKGLQLTFDASAGQAVLNGLKVRKEY